One window from the genome of Fusobacterium sp. SYSU M8D902 encodes:
- a CDS encoding RNA 2'-phosphotransferase gives MKKIDDIKLGKFLSLVLRHKPETIGITLDKNGWADVNELIEKVKLSERYIDMEILERIVRENNKKRYSFNEDKTKIRASQGHSIEVELNLKEMTPPKILYHGTAIRFLKSIKEKGILKMNRQYVHLSMDIETARNVGKRHGEVVILPVDIDGLKKIRHKFYLSENNVWLTYDIPSKYILWNKIIY, from the coding sequence ATGAAAAAAATAGATGATATAAAACTTGGAAAATTTTTAAGTCTTGTTCTTAGACACAAACCTGAAACAATAGGGATAACTTTAGATAAAAATGGTTGGGCTGATGTAAATGAACTAATAGAAAAAGTAAAACTTTCTGAAAGATATATTGATATGGAAATTTTAGAAAGAATAGTCAGAGAAAATAATAAGAAAAGATACTCTTTCAATGAAGATAAAACTAAAATCAGAGCTAGTCAAGGACACTCCATAGAAGTAGAGCTAAATCTTAAAGAGATGACACCACCAAAAATTCTATATCATGGAACAGCTATCAGATTTTTAAAAAGTATAAAAGAAAAAGGAATTTTAAAAATGAATAGACAATATGTTCATCTATCAATGGACATTGAAACTGCTAGAAATGTTGGAAAAAGACATGGTGAAGTAGTCATTTTACCAGTAGATATAGATGGATTAAAGAAAATTAGACATAAATTTTACCTATCTGAGAATAATGTTTGGTTAACTTATGATATTCCAAGTAAATATATTTTATGGAATAAAATTATTTATTAA